AGTTATGTTATGtcgtgtaagtgtgtgtatgcgttacgcgtgttggtttttttttttgccacatcAAACCCCACCCCGTCATGATAAGAATGTCGAATGTTTGGACATTAAGATGGCAGCTACAGCCCATACACCGCCGCCGGACAGCTGTTTGGCGGGTTACAGCCACCGTTCGACAACGCCAATGATAAGTCGCAACAATCGACGAACTCCTGGGAACGCTAATAGGGCACCCTCGGTCCCAGTGACAGGCGACGTATGCGTCAGTCAAGATAAAATTACCCTGGTGGTAAGCTTCATCACACCCCGAAACAGGTTTGGGTACGAAATTAttgggtggaaaatcgttAAACTGCCTGTCTTAAGTGCGCACCGTGCGGTGCCGGTATTGTGAGAGCTTCTGTTGTTCCAGCAACACGTTGTTTAGCAATTGAGCCCTTGTTGTCCCGATCCTGACTCCTTTCGTCCTAATGGCTCATCATCCGTTCGGCCAGCAAAGTGATTTATAGATCGCGGCTTAGGCCGAAAATCATGTCCAAATGAAACCTACATACTTTGCGCGCCCAGCAAAGCTTTTCCGAATGGTCTCATAAAATTCGTATAACCGATCGTTATCGGAAGCGTAACAAAGCAACAACTCTAGCGACGTCGAAGACGACGATAGAAAAGCTCCACACCTCCACGAAGCGTGTCCAACTGTCGTAAAGTGGTCAGTAGCAATTATATTCCCATCGCTGATACCGGCTTCCATGGCATGTTGTACAAATGCGTACCGGAATGCGTCGAGGTGCCGGGCGAGTTGTACCGCTGTGCGAATGCAATATAAAACCCAGCACCCGGTACGAAGACCTCAGCCACTACGTTTGGGGGAGGGTGGCCGTACGAAGCACATAACGCACCGCCACACGAACACGAGGACgataagttttaattaaatcgagCGCTCCGCCAGTGCACTGGACGGGCGAAGGCGATGTGAGTGTTGATAGTGTCGAGCACCGTAAGAAGACATCCCAAACCCCGTATGACGATGGGTTTGGGACGCTGGGCACACACTGGGCCCCAATGTTCCATCGTCCCGTACCGGTGTTGCATGTATCGCTTTCGTTAAATTACACCAAACGACCCGTTTGCCATCGTTTGCCGTCGGCATAACCGGGAGGGAGCCAGTTTTGGATCTTGGTGAGCTAGTTACGATCGTAACCCTGCCATCGAAGCGCTCACGGCTCACAGTCGGGCCTGGGACAGCCGGAGTATAACCAAGCCACTGGTGAATGCTGCTGCATCCGAAAACAAGTAAATTAACTTTAATTACTATTTATTGCTCGCCGTTTGTTTATCGGGGCTTGATAATTCTAGCCCCTAAGGGGTAGCACACGCACCGGACAACGATGGAAGCAACCAGCAAAGAGCGCATAATATAAGTTCTCATTTATGGACGACCAGTTGAACCGGGGGCCCTGGCGTTCGGTAGAAGTTGGACGGTTCTGTGTCACCGACAACCGATCATTGGCGGTCATCTTGAGACGACGTGCGTGTCGGGAGGCGAGTGCTCACCGGGAATGTCTAGCGCCACCTGCTCCGTGCAATATGTCTGATATATCGAACGATAAGCCATCCAATTCTTGCCCCAGGCACGTACACCGGAATGTGGCTACACTATCGAAAAACATTATCGTGTACGTCCAAAAGggggcaaaaacaaacgacggCTACAACGTCAACAATAAGGGCAACCTTCCCCCTCGCCGGATGGGAACAGAGGGGTGGATTGGGAGCCGGtgcaatgtaaacaaacagaagCGTTACGAACGCGGCACGCTGCCGAACCGTTGCGGTTCCGATTTCAAACAGCTCCGGGGCGTGTTCATTTGACTTTATGATTTTCCATCAATTTGTTCGACCAGTATCGACGATCGTGAACTAGCTGCAGACAACCAAAGAAGTTCGGGGTGTTCTACATTGGAAGGGGAGGTAATTCTTCctccaaacaacacacaattacgatgaatgataatttttgTTGCGACAAGTGATGTCGTGGATAAGGGAACAACACCAAACGGAACAACTTCTGCTGCGCTTttgtttatcaattttttcatCAGagatctctttctctcccacACTCACAACACGATTATAAATGCAAGCATAAGCGGtttaaaaacaacatcttGCACTAAAACTTCCAGACCATTGTGTACTGTAAACTCGCAGTATTTGTTAATAAAGAACGAAGATAGTCGTCCCCCGTTCGTTTAGCCGATGTTTGTACAGGCTGCGCAATTTCGGAGTCACTTGCTTAGACAACATGCGGTATCTTTTCACATTTACGCAATAAAGTTCTCTCTAGCAAGGTTAAAGTCACACTACGGCGTACGTTTAGCGTTTGAGATTTGAATTGGGTCTTTAGAAGGGATCTTCTATCTAATAATCTTCTGATTACTTGCTAATCTTTAAGGTCATGCATGAGTTGTTGTGCTGTGTTAGCGTTCATATTTTAGTGCCATCATGTTAACACATTTATTTCCAAAATAGTTTCGCACAAACACGCATCggttttatcattttgaagTCGCTTAACCGCATCAAAATAGCGTCAACCGACCATCTTATTGGCGACCATGTTTCCAAGCTGCCGGCCACCTTGATCACGAAGACGTGCCTAGAATATTATCAGTTCTTTTGTTCCCCTGCGCTGTATCGACACGTGCAGATGATTCTAGCGAGCGGCAGTCACCCACTTAAGGCGAAGAGAACATAGAAACAATTCATTGCCACAGCCCACCCGCCTTTCATTGACGGATGCGTTTAACCGATGCGATTTAATTTGTTACTGAAATTGATCGATTCCGGTGATGGTGGCCGATCATCCTCACCGTTTGACAAAAGGGGTGTGAAACGAATGCTCACACCCACCCCCGAATGTGCTCCGGtgtggaattgttttcaatgGTCCACCCTTTACCCCTTTCCGATCATTTTCCCATTCCTCGGCCCTTCCCCACCATCGATCGTGTTCGAGCTGCTCGCTTTCAATGCTCATTAATCGGATCAGTGAGCAGATGAATGGGTGGGTGTGGATGTGATTGAGGTGTGAGTATAGTGACGgagatttaaaaacaatcacaattaCCAACCGCGTTTTTGTTGTAACAACCCTCACCGATCTGACTGTCGCACGGCCCGGTGGAGGAGATGCGTTTGAAACAACCGTACCGTATGTTAAAATTAACCATTGAATCTCGAtctatttttcttctgttttcctACCCTGCTACACCttacggggggggggggggggggcgcaaccacacacactcacataccGGGTGGCGAATTATCCTGAGGACAAGTTGCATAGGCGCAAAGGTGAAGTTCAAAGtcaacaacaagcaaaaaaacggCCGCGATCGGTTGTGTGATGATGATTAACGATCGGACAGGCTCGAAATACATTCCTAATCGATGATAGATTTTATGCAACAATTAATTTCACGTAGGGGTATgttttcttcctctctctcgctctctgtcgttttcatttttccatcgtgtaaagtaatttttttcaaatcatttTACATTATATTCTTGAAAACTTTTGAATCCATTGGTTGAGAACACTTCCTAAGGGAAGTTTTCTTCTTCCGGATGGAAATTCTGGATTTTCCGCTtctacacgcacacgcactcACTAATAAAATGCATCTAATAATCACACTGGAGGAAAACtataccaacacacacacacacacacaaacgcacacacaagcgAACCAACCCCAAGGGTATGAAGtccttgtttttgttcacGGCAGCGAAGTTCGTACGCTTTTCCTCGGCGAACGCTCCGAATCCGAATCCGTCCGATCAGATTACACAAATCAAACTGACCGCCCTCGAATCGACGCAACGGCACAAAACACCCCACAGCAGGAGGTGTGTTGCACGTTTGTCCGCAGTGTGTCGCTACTACGTTCACACCCTCACACCATCTTGCCCCTCGCCTCGTTGCTTCCGCCAACCTCCAAACAATCCCTTCGTGTCTGTTACGTGGTGTGCATCAGCGGCGAGGGTTTGTTTCCcttcgtcttttttttgtgtgttactCCACTACGTACGTGTCACGAAACCGGCGATCTTGATTCTAACGCCTTCTGCaatacgtacacacacacacacgcaaacacacagaaaGGCCGGCCGTCACACACCACTAACACAACGCCACCAGCATGATCGAGTGCCGTCTTCGATAGATCATCCCCATCGAACGGTTTCGGAAGGGTGTCGGATGGGGGGTCGGGGTGAAAATGGGTGAGAGGGTGATGGGAGGAAAATAATTACCTTCTTACTTCAGTTCCACACCCAGAAGACGTCACTTTACGCTGCCCGAAGTGCAGCATCTCTTGGCACCGAACCATCTGTAGACGTTTCGGGTGTGgagttgtggttttttgttgctgctatgTTTTTCACAGTGCGTCGTGCGTTCCATCCTAAATGCCGGTATCCGTTtgtctaccattttttttttctttaattgtgtgggtgtgttttatcgtgtttaaaaataacaaaatatggcTTTACCAACTGTTTTGATCAatgttttctctctcgctctctctttgtGTCATTCTTTGCTTCACTTTTGAACTCTTTTATGTATGTTTCATAAAAggtatgttattgttttgttaaataatgttattatttacGCTCACTCAACATATTTCTAGTGAATTAGAGATtgcttcttttccattttcttcatacagacacttttgttttcaaccAAATCACACATTTGCTTCTTGGCGACATATTGCGCAAGCCGATAAATTGTATGCCGCTGGTGACACTTTTTAAACCAGCACTGTGGGCaacaatatttatatataaagCCAAATGTCAACGGTTTCAAACCCGAATTTAGCCCTCTCTCGGCGATAGAAATCAAACACACGTGTAGAAAAGGGCTTGGAACAGTGGCGAAGTCATAAAGTAACATCTTGCATTCGTCCGGGTATAAATACTTTGGCCAGTTGGCTATATTCTTGCGAGTTTGCCGAGCGTTGCCGTTGCATCACCCCCGAACAGCGCCGGTTGTCTTTACGTGTTGGCACTTCGATACGTTTGAATCGTACCAAACGCATAACGGATGCAGCAACGCATCCGAGGTGTAGAAATttgaaaaggagagaaaaaagccGCTGTTGTCCCCTTGTCTAGTTCGGATTTCGGATCGTTGTGACAATTTtagatttcatttctttttctgtgtttgtttggggtttttttaatgttctctGTATCTTACTCGGAGAATATTTATGACAACAGCTCTGTTGAATGCTTGGTTttaggtgatttttttttgtttcttcatttaggttaaaatgaatttaattttaaatatacttCTACATATTTAATGACAAAACTTCCCTACCTTACAAACGCTGCCCCGCAAAGACCGCTTCTACTGCACAACGAGACGTCGCTCGGTATAACATTTTCCCTCGGGAGTCATGCTGAAGACTCCCTGGGTTTTCCTCAAGAACGTGTGCTGCGTGTTCCCGCATTtcgcattgtttgtttgcctaaTGATTCTGGGCAAAAGCACTCCGCCCGATTTCCGAGATCAAGGCACAGCGAAACAGTCCATGCCCGGGGCTCTCCGAACATCGGCTTCGAGTCCCGGGGAAATATGAAAATCTCAACCGGCACCGAAAAGAaaccttgttttgtttgcgttgcgCCCCCGGTGGCCTACCCGGCGCCGGGCAGAAACATTGtccgtgtgcgagtgtgtggtTTATTTTCGGGCGAAAAACATCGATGTAAGTGAACGTTGGCCACCGGGGAGGCAGGTGAGTGATGCATTATAATGCAGACACGGCGAAGCATACGGGCTTAACAGGCGAACCAACTTCACAACGTACGCGTGGTGGAAACGTTTCATTTCTTGAAGTGGGAGAGAAGCATTGGAGCGGAGTGGGGCAGAGATTTGGCCCCCATTACGAATCATGAACGTTGGAACGAAGATGCAGTAAAAGCCAGATAATTGAGAGAATTTCCTTGGCATCctaccaacagcaacaggttTTTGCTGGGGTAGCAATCAACAGGaagcgagtttttttttcggttgcctGCCGGTAAGGAAGGTGCTCCAGGGACTTTAAATCGGTTGAATTGTCGGTTATTCCTATCGAGATCGCCATAACTTTCTTCCTAATTTCTAATTTCTGTTCGGCACAAACCAAATAAACAAGTTGTTCAAAGTAACCAATTGACTTAATAATACATGATATTTTCCTAGGTGGTACTACTAAATAAGCTATTAAGCAGCTTCTGTGCGAAGTTCCTACACGCATTTCTTTTTAATGCAAGGCATAGACTAGTGTTGAgggaatctgattcagattcaaaAATCTGAATGAACATTTGAACGGAATGGATGAATTTGAATCGCTATTTTAAAGACTCATGAGCCTTCAAAGATCCCAGAAACTCCCGCCGGTCATCAGTTGCCAAAAATGCTAACTTCCATTGCCTTTCGCTTTTCGGCCTCCGCCACTGCTCTGAGgagtcatgaatcttttgcgagTCGATTACTGATTAGAATGATTCCTCACTTAAGATTCATAATTCTTCTAAAAAGATTAAATAACTCGTTACATCCTGAAATCTTTGCAACTATCCGAATGGCATGAAACTTTGTTGTCCTTTTAGAAATGACCCTAGGAACTTATTGTCATTAGACCATCTTGTGAACTCAAAATATCCGACAAAAACAGCAATTTTtccatacatttttattttgttttttttttagtcttccaattatgtttcaaaatttattgttaAGCTTGTCTGTTATCATTTTATcgcaaattaaatcaatttggaatcagtaaaattaaattttgtggattttttttttacaaccgTTGGTGAAACAGCCCAGCATCTTCGCGAAGTTGGATCATTTCTTCGTTGGAGCGGAAGCGTGGATGGAGGGTTGCGTAATGATCTGAATGCGCACGTGAACTTGACGGACGATGCTAACCAATCCGCTAGTTGCATCAAGGCCATCAACTGATCTATAAAAGATTCCTATTATTACACGGTTAGCACATCCATTCAATTCCAGGGTGACGAGTTTGAGTTACTCATGCCCCGTTGCCCAAATGGCGATGAATTAGGAACATGTCACGGAAGGTGCGTTCTCTTCGTGTCTTTTACCGCTTGGTTCTTCAcaaccacagaaaaaaaaaacgcccaatAAGACAAGCAATCGTCACGAGCGCTAATCAGCTGCTGGGCAAATCACTTGACATGGTTGTAACCAGCTCGGACGCAAGCGTACAGCATCACGAAACTAGCTTTCATTAGTAGGAAGTCGGTACCTTCCCATCCACACCATGGTCCCGTCGGTCTGGACTGGTTTGTCCCGCTGGAAGCGAATGTCTAATGGGTCGGCTTATTATCGTTCAATTTGCACCATTTAGTAGTGGACCGCGTACTGGTGGCGTACTCTGGTAGCGCGGTTCTTGCACCGGAATAAGTTCCACTTGTAATGTGGAGCAGCTGCGTTTATGACACCACCAAGTGGATTGCAGCGGTACGGCGCGTCTGTGGTGGCAATTGTGAAAAATCACGACCAACCGCTCATTTCTGGCAATTTCCATTACAACGAGATGATAAGTGTTACGTGTGGCACGTCAGCCGAACCATCGGAAGTACGCTTCCCCATGTTTACGATTGGGATCGTCCTCTTTTGTCGCGTCGTACTGCGCACACATCAACTACCTGTCGCGTATCGCGGTGGACGAGAATAGAAAATGGATTGTATAATTTATCATGTGCCACTTGAATTCAGATGCAGATGAGATGATCGTCTTCTGGGCGATATCTCCACAATGCGCTTGGGGTACACGGTAAGTTCCGTTGCGAAATCATGCCGGTAATTGACTACGCCATCATGATcgcactttttgttttgtttttttgttgttccggTGTAAACATCCAGCGGTTCTGAGGTGTCAAACTCGTCCAAACTCACAAGCGAGCGATCGGTAATGTTTGGAGCTAtttctatcttttttttctagagCTGCCCCCAGGGTTATCAGTGTATTCTTCTATAATCACTCTTGTTATGCTGTTGTTATTGATTATTTCTTAGAATTTAGCTTGGTTCAGCTGTTCAGTTTGATTATAACAATCGGTGGTGTACGATCGCAACGCAGCCTGTGGAAAATGAAGCGCATCTTTCAATACCATCCACCAACGATTTGCTACGACAAACCAACCGCCGCTACTGTATCGAAAGATGACTACGACAACCGAAGACAACGGGCACTGGCCGGTACACAAGTGCAGGAGCTGATTGTACCGAAAAAATCGGCCCGCACGTGGACGATGCGTGCCGGTGATTTATGTCGCGTCTCACTACCGGAAGGTTCGCAGGTCGGTGATCTTAATCTGTGGAACCTGGAAAACCCACGGAAGGAACGGTTCTATTCGGGCAAAACGAGACAGATTCATTCGACGCACCTGAAAACGTACGATCGGCTGTGGAGTTGCTTTCCGTACCTTCGACCGATGGCCACGTTTGTGAAGGATTCGCTCGAAGAGTATGGCATCGATCGGGACGGTGGTTCGCTGCACGATGTAGCCGGGACGAGATGCGACGACTACATTTACAAGCTCATCACCGGAGAGGATCGTTACGGCAGCTGCCACAGCTACCTGACAGAAGCGGTGAGGGAGCATGGATTAGCGGAGGAGGACGTGCACGATACGTGGAACATATTCATGTGCACCGGATTTACGAGAGTAAGTTTGTAGCTTGCTTGGGTATTTTTCGCATTCATGAGGTTAATTGATATACCCTACGGTTCGCAGGACACGCAACAATACTTCTGTAAACCAAGCCCAGCACGGAAGGGTGATTTCATTGAGTTTCTGGCTGAAATGAATCTCCTCGTAGCTCTCAGTGCCTGTCCACAGGGCGATGTTTCCATACAAGTGGGCCAGAAAGTAccggatgaaaaatgtttccctaTGAAGGTGGAAGTTTTCCGAGCAGTCTAATAATCGAACATTTTCACTTACCTGTAGGTGAACGGAACAATACACAACTGTTCGTAAAATACATGCTATAGTGCACTATTAACTGAATTGGTTCAATTAGTCTATCTTATTGCTGAATTTTCGAAATTCGATTCAAACTAAGATTGTAGGTTTATTTCCAGCtgttattttgaataaaaggGAATCTCATCTTGCACGTACGCAGCCAAATGGGTAAttgcaaagaaaacgaacCACTCAACCTCACATTGTAAACTGATTTGTTAGCCAACCAATCACAGTGGGACTGCagcaaaaaatttaaatttattttaacagtttttatttctttatttttcgattgcagaatttgtttcattgtttatttgtctgagtttcaaattaaaaataaattggcTTTTAACTAAAATTTAGAGGGGTTCATATCCCatttattgtttctatttttattgtcTTTTATCTACACAGTCATTCATTTTGTCCAATGGTCGACCCCAGGTGTTTCGACCAGATTGAGCTGTTGTCattttgaagttatttttgcactctttttttaattcggtATCCAAAAAGAAGTGAAAGTACGGTTCGTCCCGTTATATTATTCCTCGCTTTTCCATTCGCGCTACAGTACGTACCATTTGCAGGAACCTTCGGAACCGATTGTCGGTGGTTTGTAGAGGTGATCAGGGATCAGGGACGTCGAGTGCCA
This region of Anopheles marshallii chromosome 2, idAnoMarsDA_429_01, whole genome shotgun sequence genomic DNA includes:
- the LOC128708499 gene encoding uncharacterized protein LOC128708499, producing MKRIFQYHPPTICYDKPTAATVSKDDYDNRRQRALAGTQVQELIVPKKSARTWTMRAGDLCRVSLPEGSQVGDLNLWNLENPRKERFYSGKTRQIHSTHLKTYDRLWSCFPYLRPMATFVKDSLEEYGIDRDGGSLHDVAGTRCDDYIYKLITGEDRYGSCHSYLTEAVREHGLAEEDVHDTWNIFMCTGFTRDTQQYFCKPSPARKGDFIEFLAEMNLLVALSACPQGDVSIQVGQKVPDEKCFPMKVEVFRAV